A genomic segment from Thiomicrorhabdus aquaedulcis encodes:
- a CDS encoding polysaccharide pyruvyl transferase family protein, producing the protein MRVAIINDTRPTSHYGCLMVMKNLESLLEAQGVEVVWTWPVGRDWRKNKAGIRQYPSVDAVIVNGEGTIHHGSRRWQAQALVEFAAFAHNELKVPCFLLNATLFANDASIYEFIREFDGVYVRDRSSYKTLLKHNILAEFVADMTFALPASAPYKPEKGRVCVIDSVMQSDVPHLKRFSRRYHAKYCSMIVARPSNYCFWKRPRKYFVESIKWLLGDRKRSLEPSSFEAYLAQCDLVVTGRYHTVTMCLKNKIPFVALESNTPKITFLLKEVFGHSKRVIRAEELEHLQLEHWKPYLPEELDAIDKFLSKAEEGNFAMLKSVVLKVQTFNQVNSVEVS; encoded by the coding sequence ATGCGAGTTGCGATTATTAATGATACCAGGCCAACAAGCCATTATGGTTGTCTTATGGTGATGAAGAATCTGGAGTCATTGCTCGAGGCACAAGGGGTAGAAGTAGTTTGGACGTGGCCAGTTGGTCGGGATTGGCGAAAGAATAAAGCTGGTATTCGTCAATATCCTTCGGTGGATGCGGTGATTGTTAACGGCGAAGGAACTATTCATCATGGTTCAAGACGTTGGCAAGCTCAAGCTTTGGTTGAGTTTGCAGCTTTTGCACATAATGAACTGAAAGTACCATGTTTTTTGCTCAACGCTACTTTGTTTGCAAATGATGCCTCAATTTATGAGTTTATTCGTGAGTTTGATGGGGTTTATGTGCGTGATCGTTCAAGCTATAAAACTTTACTCAAACATAACATCTTAGCTGAGTTTGTTGCGGATATGACGTTTGCATTGCCAGCTAGTGCACCTTATAAACCTGAAAAAGGCAGAGTGTGTGTTATTGACTCTGTAATGCAATCAGACGTGCCACATTTAAAACGGTTCAGTCGCAGATATCATGCAAAATATTGTTCAATGATCGTTGCAAGGCCGAGCAATTACTGTTTTTGGAAGCGTCCTAGAAAGTATTTTGTAGAGTCCATTAAGTGGCTGTTAGGTGACAGAAAACGGAGTCTAGAACCTTCTAGTTTTGAGGCTTATTTAGCACAGTGTGATTTAGTTGTTACAGGTCGATATCATACTGTAACAATGTGTTTAAAAAATAAGATTCCTTTTGTTGCTCTTGAATCGAATACACCTAAGATAACTTTTTTGCTTAAAGAAGTATTTGGACATTCTAAAAGGGTTATTAGAGCTGAAGAATTAGAGCATTTACAATTAGAGCATTGGAAACCCTATTTGCCGGAAGAGCTGGATGCAATTGATAAATTTTTATCGAAGGCAGAAGAGGGCAATTTCGCAATGCTAAAGAGTGTTGTTTTAAAAGTGCAAACTTTTAATCAGGTGAATTCCGTTGAGGTATCCTGA
- the waaC gene encoding lipopolysaccharide heptosyltransferase I: MRILLIKMSSMGDVFHTFPALSDALQNTPGLVVDWVVESAFAEIPKWHPAVDKVYAIELRKWRKQPFKYRAQIKAFFAHVNQTHYDLVIDAQGLLKSAWVAKKMHAKTAGYDWSSAREPLATWFYHYKYPVSKQQHAIVRLRQLLAQCLGYSLATNAPMVYGLTNQAWSKPSLVTEQFADNDYWVFLHGTTWTTKYWPEDYWIELLQKANAIGKKVILPWGNADEHQRAIRISRHVEAENVWVPQAMLSLNDMAKTLKNAQAVVSVDTGLSHVAAALEVPMVVLYRVTDPKLVGADGQNVVHLCSPLATKYLKKFTQPCQENDSLQGLLVEDVIKALSNKLALSTV; the protein is encoded by the coding sequence TTGCGCATTTTATTAATCAAAATGTCGTCAATGGGCGATGTGTTTCACACGTTTCCGGCGTTGTCGGACGCACTGCAAAATACACCAGGCCTGGTGGTCGACTGGGTGGTTGAAAGTGCGTTTGCAGAGATTCCAAAATGGCATCCAGCGGTAGACAAGGTGTATGCGATTGAACTGCGTAAATGGCGAAAACAGCCGTTTAAATATCGTGCGCAAATAAAAGCATTTTTTGCACACGTCAACCAAACCCACTACGATTTGGTCATTGATGCACAGGGTTTATTAAAGAGCGCCTGGGTGGCCAAAAAAATGCACGCTAAAACCGCCGGCTACGATTGGAGCAGCGCGCGTGAACCTTTGGCAACGTGGTTTTATCACTATAAATACCCGGTAAGTAAACAACAGCACGCCATTGTGCGCTTACGGCAATTACTGGCGCAGTGCTTAGGGTATTCGTTAGCCACCAACGCCCCAATGGTGTATGGCTTAACCAACCAGGCCTGGTCAAAGCCGAGTTTGGTCACTGAACAGTTTGCCGATAACGATTATTGGGTGTTTTTGCACGGCACAACGTGGACGACTAAATACTGGCCTGAAGACTATTGGATTGAACTGTTACAAAAAGCCAATGCCATCGGTAAAAAAGTCATTTTGCCGTGGGGAAACGCCGACGAACACCAACGTGCTATACGCATCAGCCGTCATGTTGAAGCAGAAAATGTTTGGGTGCCACAAGCCATGTTAAGTCTAAACGACATGGCCAAAACTCTAAAAAACGCCCAAGCCGTCGTGTCGGTAGACACTGGATTATCGCATGTCGCCGCCGCATTAGAAGTTCCCATGGTGGTTTTATACCGCGTAACTGACCCTAAATTGGTGGGGGCAGATGGGCAAAATGTGGTGCATCTTTGCTCGCCTTTGGCCACGAAGTATCTTAAAAAGTTTACCCAGCCTTGTCAGGAAAACGATTCTTTACAAGGCTTGTTGGTTGAAGACGTAATAAAAGCTTTGTCTAACAAGTTGGCGTTAAGTACGGTATGA
- the rfaD gene encoding ADP-glyceromanno-heptose 6-epimerase, with amino-acid sequence MIVVTGGAGFIGSNIVKALNALGRTDILVVDNLKNGKKFINLADCDFADYLDKEDFQTRIFAEEGLPDIECVFHQGACSATTEWDGKYMMDNNYEYSKDLLNYCLNRRIPFLYASSAAVYGDGPTFVESREHEKPLNVYGFSKFQFDQYIRQILPHAQSQVVGFRYFNVYGPREQHKGDMASVAFKLHNQILAGQNVKLFGAYDGFDAGMQTRDFVYIDDVTAVNLWFMQHPQKSGIFNLGPAAAEPFKHIADAVIDFHGKGQIEFIEFPEHLKGAYQSFTQADNSALRQAGYTAPFNSVAQGVKKYLTWLSEHPNTVNFKI; translated from the coding sequence ATGATTGTCGTAACCGGTGGGGCTGGGTTTATTGGTTCAAACATAGTTAAAGCGTTAAATGCGTTGGGGCGCACCGATATTTTGGTGGTGGACAACTTAAAAAACGGCAAAAAATTCATTAACTTAGCCGATTGCGATTTTGCCGATTATTTAGACAAAGAAGATTTTCAAACCCGTATTTTTGCCGAAGAAGGCTTGCCCGATATTGAATGCGTGTTTCATCAAGGCGCATGCTCGGCCACCACCGAGTGGGACGGCAAATACATGATGGACAACAATTACGAATACAGCAAAGATCTGCTTAATTACTGTTTAAATCGCCGTATTCCGTTTTTATACGCCTCGTCGGCCGCCGTGTATGGCGATGGTCCTACGTTTGTTGAGTCGCGTGAACATGAAAAACCGTTAAACGTCTATGGCTTTTCAAAGTTTCAGTTTGACCAATACATTCGTCAAATTTTGCCGCACGCCCAAAGCCAAGTGGTGGGGTTTAGGTATTTTAATGTCTATGGCCCGCGCGAACAGCACAAGGGCGACATGGCCAGCGTGGCTTTTAAACTGCACAATCAAATTTTAGCTGGGCAAAACGTTAAATTGTTTGGCGCGTACGATGGCTTTGACGCCGGCATGCAAACCCGCGATTTTGTCTACATCGACGATGTCACCGCAGTGAACTTGTGGTTTATGCAACACCCGCAAAAATCGGGAATTTTTAACCTAGGGCCAGCCGCTGCTGAACCGTTTAAACACATTGCCGATGCGGTGATTGATTTTCATGGTAAAGGTCAAATTGAATTTATCGAGTTTCCCGAGCACCTAAAAGGCGCCTACCAAAGCTTTACCCAAGCCGACAACAGCGCACTACGCCAAGCCGGCTATACCGCGCCCTTTAACAGCGTTGCGCAAGGGGTAAAAAAATATTTAACGTGGTTGAGTGAGCATCCAAACACAGTAAACTTTAAAATATAG
- a CDS encoding diacylglycerol kinase — MKSPHSGLKRVIYAAGYSWKGFKSTWKHEAAFRQEVVLTLLLIPLAYWLGDNALERALLIGVLLIVLVVELLNSAIESVVDRIGEEYHTLSGRAKDQGSAAVFLAFLMAVVVWSGFLISKIFG, encoded by the coding sequence ATGAAATCACCTCATTCAGGTTTAAAACGCGTTATTTACGCCGCAGGGTATTCGTGGAAAGGCTTTAAATCCACCTGGAAACACGAAGCGGCGTTTAGGCAAGAAGTGGTGTTGACGCTGTTGCTGATTCCGTTGGCGTACTGGTTGGGCGACAACGCGCTGGAGCGCGCACTGTTAATTGGGGTTTTGCTGATTGTCTTGGTGGTTGAGCTGTTAAACTCAGCCATTGAATCGGTGGTGGATCGCATTGGTGAAGAGTACCACACGCTGTCAGGGCGCGCCAAAGACCAAGGGTCGGCGGCGGTGTTTTTGGCATTTTTAATGGCCGTGGTGGTGTGGAGCGGATTTTTAATTTCAAAGATTTTTGGGTAG
- a CDS encoding phosphoethanolamine transferase: MDRYLAHSSGMVLWVLMFPLLVFFALADDFSESELTARLGWLLLLVAISYVIKSKWLFLLLLWPFALSGVVDLFYTSTFNQQFEASLVRVLTDTDSAETLEFLDVYISLINVSLLVAYLLGFVYLGRKLQLFTPEGYKSKLVIAFGLIMLVVAVQQVAFHERYKDVLPGAFGQLTDGIHKYIALQDEMTMRPMLLQNYSGVVGKEAEKAPQTYVVVIGESAVRGHHGLYGYHRDTNPALTVLKNELILFDDVISPFAVTYLALSHALTQKSLVNNIPFAEALSLVELAKKGGFQTWWISNQPRYEGTTLSLSQVSDHALYLTDNGKTDSYLLPTIKQAIASPQTHKVIFVHLRGSHMSYAKRYPEEFDHFKSAELAIYTKTPSEAQVSVVNAYDNSIRYTDFILNEIVNMLKTQEQSVNGLVYFSDHGEEVYDYKNFIGHELKRVSPEMFEIPFIVWTNQNYQQVFDYKMQNMHKFRSEPFLNDSFLSLVYVLWD, from the coding sequence GTGGATCGTTATCTAGCGCATTCAAGTGGAATGGTTTTATGGGTTTTAATGTTTCCATTGTTGGTTTTTTTTGCCCTAGCGGACGACTTTAGCGAATCTGAATTAACCGCCAGGCTTGGTTGGCTTTTGCTCTTGGTGGCTATTTCTTACGTGATTAAAAGCAAGTGGTTGTTTTTGCTGTTGTTATGGCCTTTTGCACTTTCGGGTGTTGTTGATTTATTTTACACGTCTACTTTTAACCAGCAATTTGAAGCAAGCCTGGTGCGTGTTTTAACAGATACCGACAGTGCAGAAACATTAGAGTTTTTAGACGTTTATATAAGTCTGATAAATGTAAGCTTACTCGTTGCCTATTTACTGGGTTTTGTCTATTTAGGGCGAAAATTGCAACTATTTACTCCAGAGGGTTATAAAAGTAAATTGGTTATAGCTTTTGGTTTGATTATGTTGGTGGTTGCAGTTCAGCAAGTGGCTTTTCATGAACGCTATAAAGATGTTTTACCTGGGGCATTTGGTCAGTTAACAGATGGTATTCATAAGTACATAGCATTGCAAGACGAGATGACTATGCGACCAATGCTTTTACAAAACTATTCAGGCGTGGTAGGTAAGGAAGCTGAAAAAGCCCCGCAAACTTATGTCGTTGTGATTGGAGAGTCTGCGGTTAGAGGACATCATGGACTCTATGGGTATCACAGAGATACAAATCCGGCACTTACGGTACTTAAAAATGAATTAATCTTATTTGATGATGTTATTTCACCGTTTGCGGTAACGTATCTTGCGCTTAGTCATGCCTTGACCCAAAAAAGCTTAGTCAATAATATCCCTTTTGCCGAGGCTTTAAGTTTGGTTGAGTTAGCAAAAAAGGGTGGTTTTCAAACTTGGTGGATTTCTAATCAACCTCGTTACGAGGGAACCACGCTGTCATTATCTCAGGTGTCAGATCATGCACTTTATTTAACAGATAACGGTAAAACTGATAGTTATTTATTGCCTACTATAAAACAAGCTATTGCATCGCCCCAAACTCATAAAGTTATTTTTGTACATTTGCGTGGCAGTCACATGTCTTATGCAAAGCGGTACCCCGAAGAATTTGATCATTTTAAGAGTGCTGAGTTGGCGATTTACACCAAGACCCCTTCAGAAGCGCAAGTATCCGTTGTGAATGCTTATGATAATTCGATTCGCTATACTGATTTTATTTTAAATGAAATCGTGAATATGCTTAAAACACAAGAACAATCGGTTAACGGATTGGTCTATTTTTCTGACCACGGTGAAGAAGTTTATGATTATAAAAATTTTATTGGGCATGAATTAAAGCGAGTCAGCCCTGAAATGTTTGAAATCCCATTTATAGTTTGGACAAACCAAAATTATCAGCAAGTTTTTGATTACAAAATGCAAAATATGCACAAGTTTCGTTCTGAGCCATTTTTAAACGACTCTTTTTTGAGTTTGGTCTATGTTTTATGGGACTAA
- a CDS encoding protein-tyrosine-phosphatase yields the protein MRKANSSGSYLLEKEACDKLGITLINHPMSSRKLPKPHMVLEAKRLLETVERPVLIHCKSGADRAGLMSVFYMHFIEQQPLEQAVKQLSIKYGHFRWADTGKLDYFFDAFFAYQKQHPETEFLTWVTHIYNPEVLDQSFKSAGWANIVVNKILKRE from the coding sequence ATGCGTAAAGCCAACAGCTCAGGTTCGTATCTACTTGAAAAAGAAGCCTGCGATAAGCTAGGAATTACCTTAATAAACCACCCTATGTCGTCTAGAAAACTTCCAAAACCACACATGGTACTCGAAGCCAAACGTCTGCTTGAAACGGTTGAGCGCCCGGTGCTTATACATTGCAAATCAGGTGCGGATCGCGCTGGTTTAATGAGCGTTTTTTACATGCACTTTATTGAGCAACAACCGTTAGAGCAAGCGGTAAAACAACTAAGCATTAAATATGGCCACTTTCGCTGGGCCGATACGGGCAAGCTTGATTACTTTTTTGACGCATTTTTTGCCTACCAAAAACAACATCCAGAAACTGAGTTTTTAACTTGGGTAACCCACATTTATAACCCTGAGGTATTGGACCAATCGTTTAAAAGCGCCGGCTGGGCTAATATTGTGGTTAACAAAATTTTAAAACGAGAATAA
- the msbA gene encoding lipid A export permease/ATP-binding protein MsbA has product MFDKHTLYLYKRLLTYIKPYWKVVAITLVALVIAAAMEPMMPALLKPLVDDSLIGKDPTAITLIPLLIMLVFIIKGLAEYASKLASEWVAHKAILDIRAQMFAKINNLPQQAHHDYTTGKLLSKITYDVAQVGASLSQAWIIIIRDTLIIIGLLGFLFYTSWQLTLLMIVIGPVIAFVIERASRLMRHSSKEMQGTMGELTQRLEEGLNGHKEIKIYGAEHYEQQRFFTTAETLRKHTMDVVKVSAANVPIVQMLAAIALSGVLYAASLMSAQNLFTPGEFIAFITAMAMIFEPIRRLTTINVTIQKGMAAAESIFELLDQPDEPNTGTHLLHAPHGHIEFKDVTFQYPGSHAPALSQFNLSIPAKQTTALVGQSGSGKTTLANLITRFYEPQNGQVLIDGTPLNQLELNNVRQHIAYVSQNVVLFNDTLAANIAYGQSDVAQSDIIAAAKAAFAWEFIEKLPLGLDTQIGDNGASLSGGQRQRIAIARAFLKNAPILIMDEATSALDNQSEQMIQQAMDKLKQNRTVILIAHRLSTIEKAQKIVLLQHGQLAEMGTHQSLLAQNGLYAHLYQQGHDIDAQHT; this is encoded by the coding sequence ATGTTTGATAAACACACGTTATATTTATACAAACGGCTTCTTACCTATATAAAACCGTATTGGAAAGTGGTGGCGATTACCTTGGTGGCGCTGGTGATTGCGGCGGCTATGGAGCCGATGATGCCGGCGCTGTTAAAGCCGTTGGTGGACGACAGTTTAATTGGCAAAGACCCCACGGCTATCACATTGATTCCACTGTTAATTATGCTGGTGTTTATTATTAAAGGCCTGGCCGAATACGCCAGTAAATTGGCAAGTGAATGGGTGGCGCATAAAGCCATTCTGGACATTCGCGCGCAGATGTTTGCCAAAATTAACAACTTACCGCAACAGGCGCATCACGACTACACCACGGGCAAATTGCTTTCTAAAATCACCTACGATGTGGCGCAGGTGGGCGCGTCTTTAAGCCAGGCCTGGATCATCATCATTCGTGACACCTTAATTATTATTGGCTTGCTGGGCTTTTTGTTTTATACCTCATGGCAACTCACCTTATTAATGATTGTGATAGGCCCGGTGATTGCGTTTGTGATTGAGCGCGCCAGCCGTTTAATGCGCCACTCAAGCAAAGAGATGCAAGGCACCATGGGTGAGCTAACCCAGCGGCTTGAGGAAGGCTTAAACGGCCATAAAGAGATTAAAATTTACGGCGCCGAACACTACGAGCAGCAACGCTTTTTTACCACCGCCGAAACCCTGCGTAAGCACACCATGGACGTGGTAAAAGTCTCGGCGGCAAACGTGCCCATTGTGCAAATGTTGGCGGCCATCGCGCTTTCAGGCGTGCTGTACGCCGCCTCGTTAATGTCGGCGCAAAACCTATTTACACCCGGTGAATTTATTGCCTTTATTACCGCGATGGCGATGATTTTTGAACCCATTCGCCGCCTCACCACCATTAACGTCACCATTCAAAAGGGCATGGCAGCGGCCGAAAGTATTTTTGAACTGCTTGATCAACCCGACGAACCCAATACGGGCACGCATCTCTTACATGCGCCGCACGGCCACATTGAGTTTAAAGACGTGACCTTTCAATACCCCGGCAGCCATGCACCGGCATTAAGCCAATTTAACTTGAGCATTCCTGCCAAACAAACTACCGCGTTGGTCGGGCAATCGGGCAGTGGTAAAACCACCTTGGCCAATTTAATTACCCGATTTTACGAGCCGCAAAATGGTCAAGTTTTAATTGACGGCACGCCACTCAACCAACTTGAACTCAACAATGTACGCCAGCACATTGCTTATGTAAGCCAAAACGTAGTGTTGTTTAACGACACCTTAGCGGCCAACATTGCTTACGGCCAAAGTGACGTGGCGCAAAGCGACATTATTGCGGCGGCCAAAGCGGCCTTTGCCTGGGAGTTTATCGAAAAACTGCCGCTGGGGTTAGACACCCAAATTGGCGACAATGGAGCAAGTTTGTCGGGCGGACAACGTCAACGTATTGCGATTGCCCGCGCGTTTCTTAAAAACGCCCCTATTTTAATCATGGACGAAGCCACCTCGGCACTCGACAATCAGAGCGAGCAGATGATTCAACAAGCCATGGACAAGCTCAAACAAAACCGCACGGTTATTTTAATTGCGCACCGCTTAAGCACCATCGAAAAAGCCCAGAAAATTGTGCTGTTGCAACACGGCCAATTGGCCGAAATGGGCACACATCAAAGCTTGTTGGCGCAAAACGGTTTGTACGCCCATTTGTATCAACAGGGACACGATATTGATGCCCAACACACCTAA